A stretch of Pygocentrus nattereri isolate fPygNat1 chromosome 8, fPygNat1.pri, whole genome shotgun sequence DNA encodes these proteins:
- the fam185a gene encoding protein FAM185A, protein MKHRLLYGIVRWACVRRCPRLVLSPSRRAFSEVSAPPSGALKQWTVVVSSFVKIKCCLHCNISVRPLDPHAFPGADRAFITLLGSCDVQDFSLDSFHVHYDDQSKELSIRSSDESSSNMSVELTTPIKSDLQVVTQGTGNVRIQNMESDLCRVQTERGHCVLQSVKSHKVQIQSGGGDIIGMGTIHGDVDISAAGDSSVDIKKMQGTAMSVSTEHGPLKVKAIYAESSLVASSSGKIHIGHLHGEARVQSDRGDVIIDSSSGALTAVTNAGNIDVYVSQTGTADLHTQQGAVSIRVPATMKAGVQLCGTTVDISSELSQEAEHHPAEGRTVVVAQLNSGTEEDCWIKATAERGTVSLKTQSWFETLRLGS, encoded by the exons atgaaacacCGCTTACTTTACGGGATTGTTCGTTGGGCATGTGTGCGGCGATGTCCGAGACTCGTTCTCTCTCCGTCTCGTCGAGCGTTTTCGGAGGTTTCTGCTCCTCCGAGCGGCGCTCTGAAACAGTGGACTGTAGTGGTCAGTTCTTTTGTCAAAATCAAATGCTGTCTTCACTGTAATATATCAGTACGACCACTAGACCCGCATGCCTTTCCGGGAGCAGACCGGGCGTTCATTACTCTCCTTGGAAGCTGTGATGTGCAGGACTTCAGTCTGGACAGCTTTCATGTTCACTATGATGACCAGAGCAAAGAACTTAGTATTAGGAGCTCGGATGAGTCCAGCAGTAATATGTCTGTGGAACTGACAACTCCGATTAAAAGTG ACCTCCAAGTTGTTACTCAGGGAACGGGCAATGTGAGGATCCAGAACATGGAAAGTGACCTctgtcgggttcagacagaaagAGGTCACTGTGTCCTTCAGTCTGTAAAG AGTCATAAAGTTCAGATACAGTCTGGTGGAGGAGACATCATAGGCATGGGTACTATACACGGTGACGTagacatcagtgctgctggagacaGT AGTGTTGATATTAAAAAGATGCAGGGGACTGCCATGAGTGTGTCCACAGAGCATGGTCCACTAAAAGTGAAAGCCATTTATGCTGAGTCGAGTTTAGTGGCTTCCTCTTCAGGGAAAATCCATATTGGACATTTACACG GTGAAGCACGTGTGCAGAGCGACAGGGGGGATGTCATCATTG ACAGTTCGAGTGGTGCTCTGACAGCGGTCACTAATGCTGGAAACATTGATGTATATGTGAGCCAAACTGGAACAGCTGATCTTCATACCCAGCAAG GTGCTGTGAGCATCCGTGTGCCGGCCACTATGAAGGCAGGGGTCCAACTTTGTGGGACCACGGTGGACATCAGTTCAGAGCTCTCTCAAGAAGCAGAGCACCATCCAGCTGAAGGGAGAACTGTAGTTGTGG cCCAGCTGAACAGTGGCACTGAGGAGGACTGCTGGATCAAAGCCACTGCGGAGAGAGGCACCGTGAGTCTGAAGACCCAGAGCTGGTTTGAGACGCTTAGACTGGGGAGCTGA